GCGGTCCGGGAAAAGGTTGATGCGTTCCTGGGTCAGATCCAGGCGCCCTGATCTGTGACGTCCAGAACGCGTACAGTCGCGCTCGGCTCGGTGGCCCTGCTGGCCTCCCGAATACTTGGGATGGTCATCAGCTTCGTTTCCATCGGCTTTCTTGCCCGGCACCTGAATGCGGCCCATTTCGGTCTCTGGACACTGATGGCCACTTTCGTTAGCTTCGCAGGTAACTTCGACCTGGGGCTGGGCCAGGGACTGCGCAACCAGCTGGCCCTTCTGTCATCCACAAGCACCGACTCAGCAGCGGAACAGCGGCGCCTCTTTTCTGCGGTCTTCACGGCGCTGCTGCTCTTCGCGCTGTCCCTCTCGGCGCTGGTCATTGCGTTGGTCCCGCAAGTTCCCTGGGAGCACATCCTGGGCATCAACGCCCCCGAACTCTTCATGCCTGCGCGCTGGGCCATCACGATGGTGATCATCCTGATGCTTCTGAATCTGCCCCTCAATCTCTACAGCGCGGGCTTCATGGCCTACCAGGAAGTCTGGCAAAAAAGCCTGATTGATCTTCTGCAGGTGGCCTTGCTTCTCCTCTTCGCGGTCACGGCGTACGCGAGCCTGCCCATTGCTCCATTTATCGGCTCTTACTATGGCGTGTACAACATGGCGGCGATCCTCGGACTGGCCGCTTTCCTGATTCTACGCCGCTGGAGACTTACCCTGCTGCCATGGGCACAGATCAAGGCGATGGTTTCGAGCATTGCCGGATCGAGCGTCTCCTTCTGGGTTCTGGGCGTTTCTGCGATCCTGCTGTTCTCCACCGATCCCATCATCGTTTCGAGGGTGGCAGGCCTGGAAGAAGGCGGCCGCTTTTCCGTGTATCAGCGCCTGTTCATCATGCTGATCACACTGCATTTCACGGTGCTCAACCCGCTCTGGAGCGCCTACACCCACGCACTCGGGGCCGGTGACTGGCCCTGGATCGCCCGTGCCGTGCGCCGCTCCGTACTGTTGACGGCCGCGCTGTGCGTGGCCGGATCGACAGTCATGATCCTTTTTGGGGACCTTCTGGTACAGCTATGGACCGGGGTTCAGGGTACCGAGCGGCTGCACCTGGCGCTGCTCTCGCTTTGGATTTCCATATATGCCTGGATCAACTGCTATTCCGTGGTTCTCAATGGTCTGGGATATGTGCGGGGACAGGCCCTGATCACCGCCGCCGCTGCGGCGCTGCACATCGCGCTCAGCGTTTTCCTGGGCCACCGGATGGGCGTACCGGGCGTCCTGATCGGGGCCATCGTTTCTATCCTGCCCATTGCCCTCTACGCCACGTTCAAGGTCAATGCTGTTGTGCGTAGGCACCTAAATCCCCTCTCGCCGGCAACGGCCGATGCTCCCGAGGCCACATGAATCTGCGCTCCCCGCTTCTGAGTCTCTGTATTCCCACATACAACCGCGCCGGGCTACTCCGGCAGATGCTCCAGAGCATTCTGAACGATTTGGCCGCTATGCCTCACGCCAGGGGCGTTGAGATCGTCATTGCGAACAATGCCTCAAGCGACGATACCCGGAGCGTGATCAGCGACTTTCAGCAGCGGTACCCGGAGGTCGCCTGGAACATTCACCACCACGCCGTGTCAGTCGGCGCCGATAACGTTCAGATCGTCACAGACTACGCGCGGGGTGAATTTGTCTGGATACTCTCCGACGACGACCTGCTGCTCCCTGGAGCCATCAGCCGCCTGATGGCCGAGTTGAATCCGGAAACGGACGCTGTGGTGGTGACGTGTAACCACTTCATTGACGGGGGGGCTCCCGGCGGGTTGGTGCAGCCTGTATTGCCCGCAGCCTACCGGAACGGACACACGCGCCCCAGCGAAGTGATCGGCGAACTCGGAACCTGGATCACGTTCCTCTCCGTGCTGTGCTTCCGCCATTCGCTGACCCAGGACATCGACTACCGGCCGACCTTTGGCACGAACCTGCCGCAGAGCTACATGTTCATGGACGCCCTGCTGCACTCCAGACGCACGGTGTACGTCTCGGAACCGCTGCTCTCGATGCGTCATGACAACGCTGGAGGTTATTCGTACTTCAAGGTGTTCGTTAACAGCTTCAATAGCCTGCTGGACTACGGCTGTAGCCGGGGTCTGGACGCAGCTACTGCGGCACGGATTCGTACCAAGCACCTCAGAGGATTTCTGATCTCGACAGTCATCGCACATCGGATCAACCGCAATGGGCGCTTCAATATTGACTGGGCCGGAACCCGGCGATTGTTCTACCAGGCGTACAGTACGAATGCCACCTACTGGTTGGGGGCTGTGCCGGTCCTGTATCTGCCGACGGGCCTGCTGCGATTGCTGTTCAA
The window above is part of the Deinococcus aquaedulcis genome. Proteins encoded here:
- a CDS encoding lipopolysaccharide biosynthesis protein, which produces MALLASRILGMVISFVSIGFLARHLNAAHFGLWTLMATFVSFAGNFDLGLGQGLRNQLALLSSTSTDSAAEQRRLFSAVFTALLLFALSLSALVIALVPQVPWEHILGINAPELFMPARWAITMVIILMLLNLPLNLYSAGFMAYQEVWQKSLIDLLQVALLLLFAVTAYASLPIAPFIGSYYGVYNMAAILGLAAFLILRRWRLTLLPWAQIKAMVSSIAGSSVSFWVLGVSAILLFSTDPIIVSRVAGLEEGGRFSVYQRLFIMLITLHFTVLNPLWSAYTHALGAGDWPWIARAVRRSVLLTAALCVAGSTVMILFGDLLVQLWTGVQGTERLHLALLSLWISIYAWINCYSVVLNGLGYVRGQALITAAAAALHIALSVFLGHRMGVPGVLIGAIVSILPIALYATFKVNAVVRRHLNPLSPATADAPEAT
- a CDS encoding glycosyltransferase family 2 protein, which encodes MNLRSPLLSLCIPTYNRAGLLRQMLQSILNDLAAMPHARGVEIVIANNASSDDTRSVISDFQQRYPEVAWNIHHHAVSVGADNVQIVTDYARGEFVWILSDDDLLLPGAISRLMAELNPETDAVVVTCNHFIDGGAPGGLVQPVLPAAYRNGHTRPSEVIGELGTWITFLSVLCFRHSLTQDIDYRPTFGTNLPQSYMFMDALLHSRRTVYVSEPLLSMRHDNAGGYSYFKVFVNSFNSLLDYGCSRGLDAATAARIRTKHLRGFLISTVIAHRINRNGRFNIDWAGTRRLFYQAYSTNATYWLGAVPVLYLPTGLLRLLFNAKQIARRAAASLRR